TTCTGCTATTGAGTTCTTTCATAATACCGAGGATATATTGCATGGATTGAGGATCAAGCTGTCTTGCCTCTGCAATGAATTCCTTTAAGGTTTCCGGGTAGGTATTTCCTTCATCAAAGAATTCCTGCGGTGTCACACCCAGATATTCGCAGATGTAGAAAAAAGACTGCATAGCGGGAAGTGACTTTTTATTCTCAATATTATTGATGTAGTTGTTTGCCTGACCTAACGATAAAGACATATCGCGTGCGGAAACTCCTTTTTGTGTCCGCAGCTTCGCTAATCGTTCCGGGACAAAATCTTCATACATCGCCTTCACCTCCCATTCTGTAATAGATTGTACCTCACGCCCCTTTATTATCCGCAAAAGGAAAAAGGGTATTATCGTTGACTTGCTAAATTAAATCTATTACTATGTGAAAAGTGAAGAATTTTACCTATCAGATGGAGGGATGACAGATGAAAGGAAAGACTTGCTGTGTTACCGGACACAGGGATTTGCCGCAGAATGAGATCAACAAAATAAAAGCCGCTTTGGAACATGAGATCGATGCTGCCGTTACAGATGGATTTACCTGTTTTATGAGTGGCTTTGCAGATGGCGTGGATCAGTATTTTGCAGAGCTGGTGTTGGAAAGAAAGCAGACTAATCCGGCGCTGGAGCTGATCGCAGTGATCCCTTACCGCAAACGTCTGGACAGCCTGAATAAGAAAACAAGAACCCGTGAACTGCTGGAGGCTTGTGCGGATGTTGTTGTCATACAGGAAAAATATCTCCCAAGCGTCTACTCC
Above is a window of Oscillospiraceae bacterium NTUH-002-81 DNA encoding:
- a CDS encoding helix-turn-helix transcriptional regulator, whose protein sequence is MYEDFVPERLAKLRTQKGVSARDMSLSLGQANNYINNIENKKSLPAMQSFFYICEYLGVTPQEFFDEGNTYPETLKEFIAEARQLDPQSMQYILGIMKELNSRK
- a CDS encoding SLOG family protein; translated protein: MKGKTCCVTGHRDLPQNEINKIKAALEHEIDAAVTDGFTCFMSGFADGVDQYFAELVLERKQTNPALELIAVIPYRKRLDSLNKKTRTRELLEACADVVVIQEKYLPSVYSHRNRYMVEHSDRVIAVYDGRETGGTAKTIRFTHRMKKELREIPVGEIVLPDHLKPKTK